A genomic window from Thermococcus nautili includes:
- a CDS encoding proton-conducting transporter transmembrane domain-containing protein: MISLAPATAMGLAFLIVLLDTLKVRGWPVRLAFLTGAVLPGLVLLLSDPVEVVGGWDRRAGIEVAFTPLNAPFLVGEGVLFLFVALYAVSYFREDGRYAKVLSLLLLMHAGLMGAFVARDLFNFYIYSEIASVSAFALVALPGKEARRAAFKYLIVSLLASYLFVFAVGIIYMETGYLNVALIAENAVESRELSVALGIALSALLLKAGIFPLHSWLPDAHSMAPTPVSAMLSGALVKAPAYGMVLLISSLPSGEALRTALLAVAVASLFFGVAMALLQKNAKRLLAYHTVSQMGYVLLGIASLNFLGAAYYAMAHSIFKGGLFLGVGSLAGERKELGTFGYRGDHFLSISIIALSLAIGGVSPLVGAYGKGLLYENLDGLWKLAVPAGSVGTLASFTKLNAHLAAKRAGKIPLRLKVPVFGLALAAIAGGVYLNPHPNPKDTLYLALAVALFLLLRRAGLLGIKGAEKGGEIGEEINRLVAGLVAFVVLLSLIQGL, translated from the coding sequence CCTCGCTTTCCTCATCGTCCTGCTCGACACCCTCAAGGTCAGGGGGTGGCCGGTGAGGCTGGCCTTCTTAACCGGCGCGGTACTGCCGGGCCTCGTGCTCCTCCTCTCCGACCCGGTGGAGGTCGTGGGCGGCTGGGACAGGAGGGCGGGGATAGAGGTAGCCTTCACGCCCCTCAACGCGCCCTTCCTCGTGGGGGAGGGGGTGCTGTTCCTCTTCGTTGCCCTCTACGCGGTGAGCTACTTCCGGGAGGACGGGAGGTACGCGAAGGTGCTCTCCCTGCTACTCCTGATGCACGCCGGCCTGATGGGGGCGTTCGTGGCGAGGGACCTCTTCAACTTCTACATATACTCCGAGATAGCCTCGGTCTCGGCCTTCGCCCTCGTGGCGCTCCCGGGAAAGGAAGCCCGGAGGGCGGCCTTCAAGTACCTCATAGTCTCCCTGCTCGCGTCGTACCTCTTCGTCTTCGCGGTCGGGATTATCTACATGGAGACGGGCTACCTGAACGTCGCGCTCATAGCCGAGAACGCGGTGGAGAGTAGGGAACTCAGCGTTGCCCTCGGGATAGCCCTCTCCGCCCTGCTCCTCAAGGCCGGAATCTTTCCCCTGCACTCCTGGCTTCCAGATGCCCACTCGATGGCACCGACGCCGGTGAGCGCCATGCTGAGCGGTGCCCTCGTCAAGGCGCCAGCATACGGAATGGTTCTCCTCATCTCCTCCCTGCCTTCAGGTGAAGCCCTTCGAACCGCCCTGCTTGCTGTGGCGGTAGCGTCGTTGTTCTTCGGCGTGGCGATGGCGCTCCTCCAGAAGAACGCCAAGAGGCTGCTGGCGTATCACACGGTCTCCCAGATGGGCTACGTGCTCCTCGGCATAGCGAGCCTCAACTTCCTCGGGGCCGCTTACTACGCCATGGCTCACTCGATTTTCAAAGGGGGCCTTTTCCTCGGCGTTGGCTCCCTCGCGGGCGAGAGGAAGGAGCTGGGAACATTCGGGTACAGGGGGGACCACTTCCTCTCCATCTCGATAATCGCCCTGAGCCTGGCCATCGGCGGGGTTTCACCCCTCGTTGGGGCCTACGGCAAGGGACTGCTGTATGAGAACCTTGACGGGCTGTGGAAGCTCGCGGTTCCAGCTGGGAGCGTTGGGACGCTGGCCTCGTTCACGAAGCTCAACGCTCACCTCGCGGCGAAGCGCGCGGGGAAAATCCCGCTCCGGCTGAAGGTCCCAGTCTTCGGGCTGGCCCTCGCGGCCATCGCGGGCGGCGTTTACCTTAACCCCCATCCGAACCCGAAGGACACCCTCTACCTGGCCCTGGCCGTTGCGCTCTTCCTGCTCCTCAGGAGGGCAGGGCTGTTGGGGATTAAAGGTGCGGAAAAAGGAGGAGAAATCGGGGAGGAGATAAACCGCCTGGTGGCCGGGCTGGTGGCGTTCGTCGTTCTGCTCTCGCTAATCCAGGGGCTTTAG
- a CDS encoding ACT domain-containing protein, translated as MRHYEIVKIRRNGVVEIPTEYAYELGLLEGAYFLVEIDTDLKEVHLERIALPGKRLAEVELVVEDRPGVLAKISGLFGRHGVNILFSESEELSAIGLAGIVAVVDVSGVESLDDLRSELEALPEVKEVLLKPLD; from the coding sequence ATGAGGCACTACGAGATAGTTAAGATACGGCGAAACGGCGTCGTTGAGATTCCAACGGAATACGCATACGAGCTGGGCCTCCTGGAGGGGGCATACTTTCTCGTAGAGATAGACACCGACCTTAAGGAGGTTCACCTCGAGCGCATAGCCCTGCCCGGCAAGAGGCTCGCGGAGGTCGAGCTGGTCGTTGAGGACAGGCCGGGGGTTCTGGCGAAGATAAGCGGCCTCTTCGGCAGGCACGGGGTGAACATCCTCTTCAGCGAGTCCGAGGAGCTCTCCGCCATAGGCCTGGCCGGCATCGTCGCGGTGGTGGACGTCAGCGGCGTTGAGAGCCTCGACGACCTCAGGAGCGAGCTTGAGGCCCTCCCGGAGGTCAAGGAGGTCCTCCTAAAGCCCCTGGATTAG
- a CDS encoding cation:proton antiporter, translating into MQIIGYVFIIIAFARLLAEGFERLGYPGFLGEITAGMILSAVLINMPRDQMELMAELGLFFLMISAGLEVTPEELHYAGRITVPLYALTYLVMFAVTLPFTGWTVSSDNIISAAILSTASAPIVVRLKRFFGEDFLHVALSYAVISEIMGLLIVYMVVRFHESPGHYEMILSSIIKDALFVGAILYANYLLGIKQKVRIIRFLRRLKSDEAVFGLFMVFSTSLAFISEEIGMHFSIGGFLAGLMMHSDLVGTKQYDRLTTIVSGVTYGIFAPIFFAWRGLNFETELSFVVIEFFVAIYIVRLALSTMAVRKTDLPTSIVRGAGIASFGVLGLLMGEIGFVSGVLSEHMYAMSSLASVLGIFTSATLGRLVNQRTSKNPGSLT; encoded by the coding sequence ATGCAAATCATAGGGTACGTCTTCATAATTATAGCTTTCGCCAGACTTCTTGCCGAGGGCTTTGAGAGACTCGGCTATCCCGGCTTCCTTGGCGAAATTACCGCCGGTATGATTCTAAGCGCAGTTCTCATAAACATGCCACGAGACCAGATGGAACTAATGGCAGAGCTCGGCCTCTTCTTTCTAATGATTTCGGCGGGACTTGAGGTCACTCCCGAAGAGCTTCACTACGCGGGTAGAATAACGGTGCCCCTCTACGCCCTAACGTACTTGGTGATGTTCGCCGTGACACTGCCGTTTACGGGGTGGACGGTTAGCTCGGACAACATTATATCGGCCGCAATACTCTCCACCGCATCCGCCCCTATAGTCGTCAGGCTGAAGCGCTTCTTTGGAGAGGACTTCCTTCACGTAGCCCTTTCTTACGCCGTGATAAGCGAGATAATGGGACTTCTTATAGTCTACATGGTGGTGCGCTTTCACGAGAGTCCTGGACACTACGAGATGATACTGTCCAGCATAATAAAGGACGCCCTCTTCGTGGGGGCAATACTGTACGCCAACTACCTCCTGGGCATAAAGCAGAAGGTCCGCATAATACGCTTCCTCCGCAGGCTCAAGAGCGACGAAGCTGTCTTCGGGCTTTTCATGGTGTTTTCAACTTCCCTTGCCTTCATCAGCGAGGAGATAGGAATGCACTTCAGCATAGGCGGCTTCCTGGCCGGTTTGATGATGCACAGCGACCTGGTCGGGACGAAGCAGTACGACAGGCTGACCACCATAGTGAGCGGCGTCACTTACGGAATCTTCGCCCCGATATTCTTCGCCTGGCGCGGCCTGAACTTCGAGACCGAGCTGTCGTTCGTGGTCATAGAGTTCTTCGTGGCGATATACATCGTTAGACTGGCTCTATCAACAATGGCCGTCAGAAAAACAGACCTGCCGACCAGCATAGTTAGAGGAGCCGGCATTGCCAGTTTCGGAGTTCTCGGTTTGCTCATGGGCGAAATCGGTTTTGTCTCGGGAGTTCTAAGCGAACACATGTACGCTATGTCTTCACTTGCGAGCGTCCTTGGAATCTTTACGTCAGCCACGCTGGGAAGGCTGGTAAATCAGCGCACCTCAAAGAACCCCGGAAGCCTCACCTGA
- a CDS encoding pyruvoyl-dependent arginine decarboxylase, with product MSWTTPKRAFIGAAAAEGGTKLNAFDNALLKLGIGNVNLVKLSSVIPAHIEWMDKVHDVPIGMLLPTVYAHIESDEPGMTISAALGVGISKNNEGGLIYEYAGYCTKEEAERIVKKMVEEGFANRGWELAEFKVASAEITVKDKPAAAIAVVVMFPY from the coding sequence ATGAGCTGGACGACACCTAAGAGGGCTTTCATAGGAGCGGCCGCCGCAGAGGGCGGAACTAAGTTAAACGCCTTCGACAACGCACTCCTCAAGCTCGGCATAGGGAACGTCAACCTCGTCAAGCTCAGCAGCGTTATCCCGGCACACATCGAGTGGATGGACAAGGTCCACGACGTCCCGATAGGAATGCTTCTGCCGACCGTTTACGCGCACATCGAGAGCGACGAACCGGGGATGACCATCAGCGCGGCCCTTGGAGTTGGGATAAGCAAGAACAACGAGGGTGGCCTAATCTACGAGTACGCCGGCTACTGCACGAAGGAAGAAGCCGAGAGAATCGTGAAGAAAATGGTCGAGGAGGGCTTTGCCAACAGGGGCTGGGAGCTGGCAGAGTTCAAGGTTGCAAGCGCCGAGATAACAGTCAAGGACAAGCCTGCCGCGGCAATAGCGGTCGTCGTCATGTTCCCCTACTGA
- the speE gene encoding polyamine aminopropyltransferase yields the protein MGYSEEERAFIEWYPRGYGVGFKVKERLFETQTKYQRLELYQTEGFGKLLVLDGTVQLVEIGEESYHEVLVHPVMLAHPNPKRVLIIGGGDGGTLREVLRHESVEKATMVEIDEMVVEVSRIYLGIDRGAFDDPRAELIIGDGVKYLKETEERFDVIIVDSTDPVGPAKLLFSEEFYRSAYEKLNEKGLYITQAGSVYLFTNELLDAYKAMKKVFDRVYYFSFPVIGYASPWSFLVGVKGDLDFRKVDVSRAPEKLYYYDPERHETLFQMPKYVRELLEKE from the coding sequence ATGGGCTACAGCGAGGAGGAGAGGGCCTTTATCGAGTGGTATCCGAGGGGCTACGGCGTCGGTTTCAAGGTTAAGGAGAGACTCTTCGAGACGCAGACGAAATACCAGAGGCTCGAGCTCTACCAGACGGAAGGGTTCGGCAAACTGCTCGTCCTCGATGGAACGGTTCAGCTCGTCGAGATAGGCGAGGAGAGCTACCACGAGGTTCTCGTTCACCCGGTCATGCTCGCGCACCCGAATCCAAAGAGGGTGCTCATCATAGGCGGCGGCGACGGCGGGACGCTGAGGGAAGTGCTCAGGCACGAGAGCGTGGAGAAGGCCACGATGGTCGAGATTGACGAGATGGTCGTCGAGGTTTCGAGGATTTACCTCGGCATAGACAGGGGCGCCTTCGACGACCCGAGGGCCGAGCTGATAATCGGCGACGGCGTCAAGTACCTAAAGGAAACTGAGGAGCGCTTCGACGTCATAATCGTGGACTCAACCGACCCTGTTGGTCCAGCGAAGCTCCTGTTCAGCGAGGAATTCTACCGCTCGGCCTACGAGAAGCTCAACGAGAAGGGCCTCTACATCACCCAGGCGGGGAGCGTCTACCTCTTCACCAACGAACTCCTCGACGCCTACAAAGCCATGAAGAAGGTCTTCGACAGGGTCTACTACTTCAGCTTCCCCGTGATAGGCTACGCCTCGCCCTGGAGCTTCCTCGTGGGAGTTAAGGGCGACTTGGACTTCAGGAAGGTGGACGTGAGCAGGGCCCCCGAGAAGCTCTACTACTACGACCCCGAGAGGCACGAGACGCTCTTCCAGATGCCGAAATACGTCAGGGAACTCCTTGAGAAGGAGTGA
- a CDS encoding lysylphosphatidylglycerol synthase domain-containing protein gives MNWRKPATLLLTVAITAYLLHKVYAEASKVNLSASSLLSPYFLTAVLTGFVAYLLYTALWYVYVHHASGVSFRRTLLATLSGTYLGFSLNSAVGVLVKVRLLGTDYWYTMGVGLLAIATEFLAGLLLIAFIGKNPIALTIAGALLVAIIFDRVAYYFLYPLFWAIKKLQTLEKMYSGWHRARGELKTVLLAIAVGMLLAVANSTALYLTARTFGVGENYIKFLEAVLYSNFLGGLLGTPGGIGANELGVTLAIGDSPTAIVVAFLYKFITQYAYAIVGAVAFYRLVAGEVKAN, from the coding sequence GTGAACTGGAGAAAACCGGCAACGCTACTCCTAACCGTTGCCATAACCGCCTACCTGCTCCACAAGGTCTACGCCGAAGCCTCAAAGGTGAACCTGAGCGCTTCCTCGCTGTTATCTCCCTATTTCCTGACAGCAGTTCTGACGGGTTTCGTGGCGTACCTCCTCTACACCGCCCTCTGGTACGTTTACGTTCACCACGCCTCGGGAGTTTCGTTCAGAAGAACGCTGCTGGCGACGCTCTCGGGAACGTACTTGGGGTTCTCCCTCAACAGCGCCGTTGGAGTTCTCGTTAAAGTCAGACTCCTCGGAACGGACTACTGGTACACGATGGGTGTCGGTCTTCTTGCGATAGCAACCGAGTTCCTCGCGGGCCTGCTGTTAATCGCGTTCATCGGGAAAAATCCGATAGCATTAACCATCGCCGGAGCCCTTCTCGTGGCGATTATTTTTGACAGAGTGGCCTACTACTTCTTATACCCGTTGTTCTGGGCAATTAAAAAGCTCCAAACTCTCGAAAAGATGTATTCTGGCTGGCACAGGGCCAGGGGAGAGCTCAAAACTGTTCTTCTAGCGATAGCCGTTGGAATGCTCCTAGCAGTTGCGAACTCAACGGCGCTGTACCTGACGGCAAGAACTTTTGGAGTGGGAGAAAACTACATCAAGTTCCTTGAAGCGGTGCTGTACTCAAACTTTCTCGGTGGGCTTCTTGGAACTCCCGGGGGGATTGGAGCGAACGAGCTTGGAGTAACGCTCGCCATCGGCGACAGTCCAACTGCAATCGTTGTGGCGTTTCTCTACAAGTTCATAACCCAGTACGCCTACGCAATCGTTGGGGCAGTCGCATTTTACCGCCTCGTGGCGGGCGAGGTTAAAGCTAATTAA